The Salvelinus sp. IW2-2015 unplaced genomic scaffold, ASM291031v2 Un_scaffold6178, whole genome shotgun sequence genome includes a window with the following:
- the LOC112078746 gene encoding cytoplasmic dynein 2 heavy chain 1 encodes CPLSWQNKWEGPEEPMQYLRAVVARALAIQVCGLQLEGCSFDGARLSENRHDSPSVSAVPACYMAWIVQCPSGSYGPEEVISLPVYTSSERVSVVTHVTLPCGGNPDQWIQNGAALSLKQQ; translated from the exons TGTCCGCTGAGCTGGCAGAATAAGTGGGAGGGACCAGAGGAGCCCATGCAGTACCTGAGGGCTGTGGTGGCACGCGCTCTTGCTATACag GTGTGTGGTCTGCAGTTGGAGGGCTGTAGTTTTGATGGGGCTCGTCTGTCTGAGAACCGCCATGACTCCCCCAGTGTGTCAGCTGTACCTGCCTGCTACATGGCCTGGATAGtacag TGTCCCAGTGGCAGCTACGGTCCTGAGGAGGTCATCTCTCTGCCTGTGTACACCAGCTCTGAGCGGGTCAGCGTGGTGACTCACGTCACGCTGCCTTGTGGAGGAAACCCTGACCAGTGGATTCAGAATGGAGCTGCCCTCTCTCTCAAACAGCAGTGA